The window ACTGTTGCAGAAATTAGAACAACATCAACCGCGAGCAATCGGCTTAACCCTCTATCGAGATTTACCCGTTCCTCCGGGTCATGCGGAATTAATTGCTCAGATGCAGCAGCAATCGAATTTGTTTGCAGTCTGTAGCTTTGAGAAATCCAATGGAGAAGAAGTGCGATCGCCTGTCGGAATCCCCTCGAAACAATTAGGATTTGATGATGTGCTCATCGATCCAGATCGGGTTCTGCGTCGTCATCTCTTGTTTATGAAACGGCAACCGGAATGCCAAACTGGCAGTTCTTTGAGCTTTCAACTCGCTACCGAATATCTCAAAGCTGAAAACATTAAACCAAAATTGGCTAAAGATGGCAGAATCTCTATGGGAAAAGCTATCTTTGACCCGATGAAACCGAATACCGGAGGATACAAAACCCTGGGTACCGGAGGGTGGTATGTGATGTTAAATTATCGGTCTGGACCGCTTGCCAAAACGGTTAGGCTCACGGAAGTTTTAGCAGGAGATTTTAACCCCAACCTCGTCAAAGACAAAATTGTGATTATTGGTGTCACCACCACCAGCGTTAACGCTCAATCTTTTTTTACCCCGTACAGTGCCACAGAATTGGGGTCTAAAAAAGTTGGAGGAGTCACGATCCAAGCACAGATGGTGAGTCAGATACTTAGTGCCGCACTAGACGAACGTCCTCTGATTAGCGTATGGAGTGGGTGGGGAGAAGTGCTCTGGATTGGACTGTGGTCAGGGGTAGGAAGTGCGATCGCCTGGTGCATTCGAGGGAGAATCAGGAGACTCAGTGCCATCCCCCTGGCGATTACACTTCTCTATCTCCTCTGCTATCTGCTATTCCTCCAAAGCACCTGGGTTCCCCTCATCCCCCCAGCATTAGCATTGGTCATTGGTTATTGGTCATTTGTCCTTTCTCAAGGGACTAAAGACAAGTGACCAAGGACCACCGACCCATAACAATTGACAACTTTGCGTAAATTTATCCCCAAACTGCGATAGGTAAACAGAATGTCAACTTGTATGGAGGAGTAGAACCTTGTCACATCCTTTGGGGAAACCATCGAACCCGGCGAAATTGCCGATCGCGATCGGTCTGATAGTCTTCACCGGCATCGTACCCGTCACCAGAGTTTACGGCACATCGGGCACTGAATTACGCCGGGACATTCGTCAAATGCCATCACCCAATTCGGCGATCGCCACCACATTTGAACCCCCCGATCCGGAACCGCCAGACGATCGCGAAGGTTCCGGGAGTCGCACCTCATGTCCGCCAGTGGATAAACCCTTGACCGGATTAATCGCATCTCAAGTCAATTATACCCTCTCCGGACATCCCACATTCTGGTTCTATGTGCCGTATCCTTCCAATTTACCCCGTGAAGTAGAGTTCGTCCTTCTGGATGAACAAAGAACCGAAGTCTACAAAACCGTCGTCCCGATTTCCGATACCCCAGGGATTGTCAGTTTCCGCCTACCGGAAAACATCCCCCCCTTAGAAATCGGCAAACAATACTTGTGGCAATTCTCCTATCGATGCAATCCCAGAATTCGCGCCGAAGACGACTATGTAGAAGGAGTAGTCCAACGAGTTGCAGCAGATAGCACATTAATCAGTCAACTAGAAGCCGCAACAACACCGATGCAGCGCGTCGAACTCTATGCAGCGAACGGGTTGTGGCATGAAACCCTCACAACCCTCGCGCAACTGCGCCGCGATAATCCAGGGAATGCAGAGATTGCCGCAGAATGGACGGAACTTCTGGAATCCATTGGATTGGGTCATCTCGCAGACGAGGCGATCGGGGGGTGTTGTAGTCGATTGCAGTAGGGATTAGTCATTGGTCATGGGTCATTTGTCCAGGGATTAGGGACCAGTGACCAATGACCAAAAACTTTTTTTCCCAATTTGCGTAAAAGTTGTCCGCTACGACGATAAGTAAGTGTAACCCTCTATTTCAGGAGTTCTGCTGATGGTCAATCTACTGTGCGATCGGTCCTTGCCATCCCCGAGGAGCCAACATGGATCCCTCATCTGTCAAAGAAATCCAGTAAAAATACGGATGACGGGAAACATTAGAAAAGCTTTAATTGGTAATCAGCAAAATTGATTATTGACG of the Laspinema palackyanum D2c genome contains:
- a CDS encoding DUF928 domain-containing protein, with protein sequence MSHPLGKPSNPAKLPIAIGLIVFTGIVPVTRVYGTSGTELRRDIRQMPSPNSAIATTFEPPDPEPPDDREGSGSRTSCPPVDKPLTGLIASQVNYTLSGHPTFWFYVPYPSNLPREVEFVLLDEQRTEVYKTVVPISDTPGIVSFRLPENIPPLEIGKQYLWQFSYRCNPRIRAEDDYVEGVVQRVAADSTLISQLEAATTPMQRVELYAANGLWHETLTTLAQLRRDNPGNAEIAAEWTELLESIGLGHLADEAIGGCCSRLQ